A portion of the Marinobacter alexandrii genome contains these proteins:
- a CDS encoding FtsX-like permease family protein, producing MLAVLAWKNIWRNKVRSGIVIASVALGLWAGSFIMAYVFGMMDQRLKDAIETEISHMQLHHPDYQEDNDPKFTISNSSQTMKSLADHPSVHTGAGRVLVLGMINSPTASVGAKLIGIDPEKENQLTKLEDFITEGEYLNAGDRNKIVIGEKLAKKLKIKLRSKVVLTFQDTNKDIVAGAFRVKGIYKSHNSALEGLNVYTQGKDLSKLLGDGSDYHEIAILLKEAKQLEDLQKELQLTYSDLTIESWKELSPELSMMIETMDQSMIIFLIVILVALSFGIINTMLMAVLERVREIGMLMAIGMNQIRLFGMISLETIFMVMIAAPFGLLLSYATIEYLGKYGLDLSSIYAEGYAQYGFKSMIYPELAFEYYIRIMGLVLVTAILSSIYPAITALRLNPVTAIRKI from the coding sequence CTTCATCATGGCATACGTATTTGGGATGATGGATCAGCGATTGAAGGATGCGATAGAGACGGAAATTAGCCACATGCAACTGCATCATCCAGATTATCAGGAGGACAATGATCCAAAATTTACGATCTCAAATAGTTCACAAACAATGAAGTCGCTTGCCGATCATCCTTCCGTGCATACGGGGGCAGGTAGGGTTTTGGTTTTAGGAATGATCAACTCTCCAACCGCATCAGTAGGTGCAAAATTAATAGGAATAGATCCTGAAAAAGAGAACCAATTGACCAAACTGGAGGACTTTATAACAGAAGGGGAATACCTTAATGCTGGTGACAGGAATAAGATAGTTATTGGAGAAAAGCTGGCCAAGAAGCTAAAGATAAAGTTGAGGTCAAAAGTTGTCTTAACATTTCAAGACACAAACAAAGACATAGTTGCAGGAGCTTTTCGGGTGAAGGGAATCTATAAAAGTCATAATTCGGCGCTTGAGGGACTAAATGTCTATACACAAGGAAAAGACCTGTCTAAACTTTTGGGGGATGGATCAGACTATCATGAGATCGCTATACTGCTTAAAGAAGCGAAACAGCTAGAGGACTTGCAAAAAGAGTTGCAACTAACTTATTCTGACTTGACCATCGAGTCCTGGAAAGAACTATCGCCCGAGTTAAGTATGATGATTGAAACCATGGATCAATCCATGATCATATTTCTGATCGTCATTTTGGTGGCCCTCTCCTTCGGTATTATCAATACCATGCTAATGGCAGTCTTGGAGCGCGTACGAGAAATAGGAATGTTGATGGCTATAGGAATGAACCAAATCCGTCTGTTCGGGATGATTTCATTGGAAACCATTTTTATGGTCATGATAGCTGCTCCTTTTGGCTTATTGCTGTCATATGCGACTATTGAATATTTAGGAAAATATGGCTTAGACCTATCAAGCATATACGCGGAGGGTTACGCCCAATACGGATTCAAATCAATGATTTACCCCGAATTAGCATTTGAATATTATATCAGGATCATGGGGCTAGTACTTGTCACTGCGATACTGTCATCGATTTACCCGGCAATTACAGCATTGCGACTGAACCCAGTCACGGCGATTAGAAAAATTTGA